The DNA sequence ATCCTTCTTGTGGCATTTCTTTTTTGGAAGTCACGAACCGGTGTTTCTAAGAATGTGAAGCAGGGAATAACTTTATTGAGCTGCCTTTTAATTGCTCAGTTTATCATAGGTGTTGTCATGCTTCTAAAGCACATCCCAGTAGATTGGGGAACAGCCCATCAGGGTGGCGGTGCTGTTGTTCTTGCTTTTACGGTCTATTTAATGCACCTTCAACGTAGGTCAATTTCTAAATGAGGGTAGGGGATAATGGAAGACTTGGTAACACTTTATGTGACATTTCCAAATCATGATGATGCTTCTCGTATTTGTACGCACCTTGTATCGAAAGATATCATTGCCTGTGCAAACTTGATTGAAGGTGGTCAGAGCTTATATAAATATGATGGCGTTGTTAATTTTGAAGACGAGGTTGTGGCTTTTATGAAAACTCACAAATTCAGAGTTCAAGATGCCATAGATATGATCACAGAACTTCATAGCTATAAAGTACCTTGTATCACGCAGCTTGATATTCAAGGTGGACACCCTGATTATTTAAAATGGGTTTCTAGTAGTGTTTCACTTCAATAAAAAAAGGCGGTTTCAGAACCGCCTTTTTCATTATAAGATCTAGTTACTTTAAACTAATTTTACGACCTGTTTTCCAAAATTCTTGCCAGCCATCATATCCATAAAGGCTTGGGGCGCATTCTCTAGTCCCTCAGCAACAGATTCACGGTATTTAAGCTTCCCTTCAGTAATCCACT is a window from the Temperatibacter marinus genome containing:
- the cutA gene encoding divalent-cation tolerance protein CutA; amino-acid sequence: MEDLVTLYVTFPNHDDASRICTHLVSKDIIACANLIEGGQSLYKYDGVVNFEDEVVAFMKTHKFRVQDAIDMITELHSYKVPCITQLDIQGGHPDYLKWVSSSVSLQ